A genomic stretch from Colwellia sp. Arc7-635 includes:
- the tusD gene encoding sulfurtransferase complex subunit TusD yields the protein MQNTLALVVTTPPNSNLTTTAINLVRAAIDQGVTLVGVFFYQDGVLNAAKHLSIPSDEFQTLTQWQQLNRECNVPLYLCITAAEKRGMSDELGNDAVSNIDDAFTVSGLGELVELTSKAERVVQL from the coding sequence ATGCAAAACACACTGGCTTTAGTGGTTACCACCCCACCTAATAGCAATTTAACAACAACCGCTATTAACTTAGTACGAGCGGCCATTGATCAAGGTGTGACCTTAGTTGGCGTGTTCTTTTATCAAGACGGCGTGTTAAATGCCGCTAAGCATTTATCAATTCCCAGTGATGAATTTCAAACCTTAACGCAATGGCAACAGCTTAATCGTGAATGTAATGTGCCTTTGTATTTATGCATTACTGCCGCTGAAAAGCGTGGTATGAGTGATGAATTAGGTAATGATGCTGTTTCAAATATAGATGATGCTTTTACGGTATCAGGCTTAGGTGAGTTAGTTGAGCTAACCAGTAAAGCTGAACGTGTGGTGCAGTTATAA
- a CDS encoding NAD-dependent succinate-semialdehyde dehydrogenase translates to MHNIKDTTLMNTCSYINGNWHKSDSSFKVLNPATGELIVQVSDAGADEATLAVQAAKSAFKSWSAKPAHERANLLRNWFNLMMTHQEDLARILTLEQGKSLAEAKGEIAYGASFIEWFAEESKRVYGDTIPSLSANQKVIVIKQAIGVVAAITPWNFPNAMIARKAAAALAAGCTFVVRPAAQTPLSALAMAELAQRAGIPAGVFNVVVGEKASEIGQVLTTHPDIAKFTFTGSTAVGKMLIKQCASTVKKVSMELGGNAPFIVFNDADIDEAVKGAINSKYRNAGQTCVCTNRIFVQKDVLTVFTEKFTAAVAKLTVGNGLNDHTDIGPLITSDAVDGVAKLVDESISQGAVLAMGGKRHQAGSHFYQPTILTQVTHDMTIAHSEIFGPVSTIIAFEDEADVIAMANDTEYGLAAYFYSRDIGRVWRVAQALEYGMVGINEGLISNAAAPFGGVKQSGNGREGSKYGLDDYLEIKYLCMGGIE, encoded by the coding sequence TTGCACAATATTAAAGACACAACCTTAATGAACACTTGCTCGTATATTAACGGAAATTGGCACAAGAGCGATTCGAGCTTTAAGGTGTTAAATCCGGCAACGGGCGAACTTATTGTTCAAGTTAGCGATGCCGGTGCTGATGAAGCGACCCTTGCCGTACAAGCCGCTAAAAGCGCATTCAAGTCTTGGTCTGCAAAACCTGCCCACGAGCGAGCAAACCTATTACGTAATTGGTTTAATCTGATGATGACGCATCAAGAAGATTTAGCACGCATATTGACACTTGAACAAGGCAAGTCACTTGCTGAAGCTAAGGGTGAAATAGCTTATGGCGCTAGTTTTATTGAATGGTTTGCTGAAGAGAGTAAACGCGTTTATGGCGATACCATTCCTAGTTTGTCAGCTAATCAAAAAGTCATTGTCATCAAACAAGCTATTGGTGTTGTTGCTGCGATCACACCATGGAATTTTCCTAATGCAATGATCGCACGTAAAGCCGCTGCGGCTCTGGCTGCTGGCTGTACCTTTGTTGTACGTCCTGCTGCACAAACACCTTTATCGGCATTAGCAATGGCCGAATTAGCTCAGCGTGCAGGTATTCCTGCCGGTGTTTTTAATGTTGTAGTAGGTGAAAAGGCAAGTGAAATAGGTCAAGTACTTACCACCCATCCTGACATTGCAAAATTCACTTTTACTGGCTCAACCGCGGTAGGAAAAATGCTGATTAAGCAATGTGCTTCAACCGTTAAAAAAGTTTCGATGGAATTGGGCGGCAATGCTCCTTTTATTGTTTTTAATGACGCCGACATTGACGAAGCCGTTAAAGGTGCGATCAATTCTAAATACAGAAATGCCGGACAAACCTGCGTTTGCACAAACCGAATTTTTGTCCAAAAAGACGTATTAACTGTTTTTACAGAAAAATTCACTGCTGCTGTGGCTAAATTAACGGTCGGTAATGGCCTTAATGATCATACCGATATTGGACCTTTAATTACCAGTGACGCGGTTGATGGCGTGGCTAAACTTGTTGATGAGTCAATTAGCCAAGGCGCGGTGTTAGCTATGGGCGGAAAACGCCATCAAGCAGGAAGTCACTTTTACCAGCCGACAATATTAACGCAAGTCACTCATGATATGACCATTGCGCACAGTGAAATATTTGGTCCGGTTTCTACCATTATCGCTTTTGAAGATGAAGCTGATGTTATCGCTATGGCAAACGATACAGAATACGGTTTAGCCGCCTATTTTTATAGCCGTGATATTGGCCGAGTTTGGCGAGTTGCACAAGCCCTAGAATACGGAATGGTAGGCATTAACGAAGGTTTGATATCAAATGCAGCAGCACCATTTGGTGGTGTAAAACAGTCGGGTAATGGCCGAGAAGGTTCAAAATATGGTTTAGACGATTACTTAGAGATTAAATATCTTTGCATGGGCGGTATTGAGTAA
- a CDS encoding Bax inhibitor-1/YccA family protein produces the protein MQSNISLNASRSSAIEINKVLKNTYMLLSMTLAFSAVTAGVSMAMGLSHMAALVMTLVSFGLLFVVNKTADKASGIFWIFAFTGLMGASLGPMLNYYAAMPNGASLIMQALGGTALIFFALSGYALTSKKDFSFMGGFLMVGLIVAVIAMVANIFFQIPALSLAISAAIIMIMSGLILYDTSRIIHGGETNYIRATVSLYLNIYNIFVHLLSLLGVLGNDD, from the coding sequence ATGCAATCGAATATTAGTTTAAATGCTAGTAGAAGTTCAGCGATTGAAATTAACAAAGTATTAAAAAATACGTATATGTTACTTTCGATGACTTTGGCGTTTAGTGCCGTAACGGCTGGTGTATCTATGGCGATGGGTCTGTCTCATATGGCTGCCCTAGTAATGACCTTAGTTTCATTCGGTTTATTATTTGTTGTTAATAAGACTGCCGATAAAGCGAGTGGTATTTTTTGGATTTTTGCTTTCACTGGTTTAATGGGTGCTTCTTTAGGTCCAATGCTTAACTATTATGCAGCAATGCCGAATGGCGCTTCATTAATTATGCAAGCATTAGGTGGAACAGCATTAATTTTCTTTGCTCTTTCTGGCTACGCACTAACCAGCAAAAAAGACTTCTCATTTATGGGTGGCTTTTTAATGGTGGGATTAATTGTTGCTGTTATTGCCATGGTTGCAAACATCTTCTTCCAAATTCCAGCGCTTTCGTTAGCTATTAGTGCAGCGATTATTATGATTATGTCTGGCTTAATCTTATATGATACAAGCCGCATTATTCACGGTGGTGAAACAAATTACATTCGTGCAACTGTTTCTCTATACTTGAATATTTATAATATCTTCGTGCACTTACTAAGCCTGTTAGGCGTTTTAGGCAACGATGATTAA
- the tusC gene encoding sulfurtransferase complex subunit TusC, translating into MPVSEEVNAELTSKSNTQPNDNKTVAIINTQAPFSSAAGKEALDAVLIFGSYEQAISLFFMADGVFQVIGDQNATAIETKDYLKTFSALPFYDIENIYVCQQSLTERNLSANFHLDNIQVLSNDDFSQRLHQHNVIYRF; encoded by the coding sequence ATGCCAGTATCAGAAGAAGTGAACGCCGAATTGACCTCAAAATCGAACACGCAACCAAACGATAACAAAACAGTCGCTATTATAAATACCCAAGCGCCCTTCTCTAGCGCTGCGGGTAAAGAGGCCTTAGACGCGGTACTTATTTTTGGCTCGTACGAGCAAGCCATTTCATTATTTTTTATGGCTGACGGTGTTTTTCAGGTGATCGGGGATCAAAATGCAACAGCCATTGAGACTAAAGATTATTTAAAAACATTTTCAGCGTTACCTTTTTATGACATTGAAAATATTTATGTTTGCCAACAGTCATTAACCGAGCGCAACTTAAGTGCTAATTTTCATCTCGATAATATTCAAGTGTTGTCAAACGATGATTTTAGTCAACGCTTGCATCAGCACAACGTGATTTACAGGTTTTAA
- the msrA gene encoding peptide-methionine (S)-S-oxide reductase MsrA translates to MKKILGLVLTSSVLFYASLGYADQTEKAILAGGCFWCMESDFEKLPGVTDVVSGFTGGKIKNPSYNGDHRGHYEAVEITYDPKIVSYQAILDHYWVNIDPFDARGQFCDKGPSYLSAIFVANEQERELAEKTKNAVIAEFSDKTVVTPILNASTFYPIKGEESYHQDYYKNNPIRYNAYRWRCGRDSRLQDIWGERATH, encoded by the coding sequence ATGAAAAAAATATTAGGCTTAGTTTTAACATCCTCTGTGCTTTTTTATGCATCACTGGGCTATGCAGATCAAACTGAAAAAGCCATTTTAGCGGGTGGTTGTTTTTGGTGTATGGAGTCTGACTTCGAAAAACTTCCAGGTGTGACCGATGTTGTATCAGGTTTTACTGGTGGCAAGATTAAAAACCCAAGTTATAACGGTGATCATCGTGGCCATTATGAAGCCGTCGAAATTACTTACGATCCAAAAATAGTAAGTTATCAAGCCATACTCGATCACTACTGGGTAAACATTGACCCTTTTGATGCCAGAGGCCAATTTTGTGATAAAGGTCCGAGCTATCTTAGCGCTATTTTTGTGGCTAACGAGCAAGAACGTGAACTAGCTGAAAAAACGAAAAATGCCGTGATAGCAGAGTTCTCGGATAAAACCGTGGTTACGCCGATATTAAATGCGAGTACGTTTTATCCTATAAAAGGTGAGGAAAGCTATCACCAAGATTATTATAAAAACAACCCAATACGTTATAACGCCTATCGCTGGCGCTGTGGCCGTGATAGCCGTTTACAAGACATTTGGGGAGAAAGAGCAACACATTAG
- the gndA gene encoding NADP-dependent phosphogluconate dehydrogenase: MIKNNNVCDIGFIGLGVMGKNLVLNLADNGFSIAAFDLDISKVEDAIKQDKAESGLSTARVVGCSSYTELLSRLKPPHLIVLSVPAGLPVDQVCENLIGAGIQPDDIVIDAGNSLWVDTVAREKKYKSNFIFFSSAVSGGEVGARFGPALMPSGSAYAWTRIKPIWQAIAAKVDAKTGKPIERTKPGEIVTEGEPCAAYIGPAGAGHYVKMVHNGIEYADMQIICEAYQMLRDGLGLTADEIADIFETWNKGPLESYLMEISVEVLRHRVGTDQTPLVSLILDKAGQKGTGLWTAVSSLELGTPAPTIAQAVYARSISSFKELRVKASTILSGPETMVLNSDEKQAFVEQLHDAIYSAKICAYAQGFQLMKLAEEEYNWQLNFASIAKIWRAGCIIRAAFLQSITQAFERNPDLDNLLLDDFFAEQLSKHQLNWRKSVANSALMGIPTGAISSALSYYDSIRCAVLPANLLQAQRDFFGAHTFERVDKNNGKKYHVNWSSEARDMQELG; encoded by the coding sequence ATGATAAAAAACAACAATGTATGTGATATCGGTTTTATTGGCTTAGGTGTGATGGGGAAAAACTTAGTCCTTAATCTAGCTGATAATGGCTTTAGTATTGCCGCTTTTGATCTCGACATTAGTAAAGTAGAAGACGCGATTAAACAAGATAAGGCCGAAAGTGGCTTATCTACGGCGCGTGTTGTTGGTTGTTCTTCTTATACTGAATTACTTTCTCGTTTAAAACCGCCTCATCTTATTGTGTTATCAGTACCCGCAGGTTTGCCTGTTGATCAAGTCTGTGAAAATTTAATTGGTGCCGGTATTCAGCCTGACGATATTGTTATCGATGCCGGCAATAGTTTGTGGGTTGATACGGTGGCACGTGAGAAAAAGTATAAAAGTAACTTTATATTCTTTTCTTCTGCTGTGTCTGGTGGCGAAGTAGGCGCGCGTTTTGGTCCGGCATTAATGCCAAGCGGCTCTGCGTATGCATGGACAAGAATAAAACCAATTTGGCAAGCTATCGCCGCTAAAGTAGATGCCAAAACGGGTAAACCTATTGAGCGTACTAAACCTGGCGAGATAGTTACCGAAGGCGAACCGTGTGCTGCTTATATCGGTCCTGCGGGCGCTGGGCACTATGTAAAAATGGTGCATAACGGTATTGAATACGCGGATATGCAAATTATTTGTGAAGCTTATCAAATGCTTCGTGATGGCTTAGGCTTAACAGCGGATGAAATCGCTGACATTTTTGAAACCTGGAATAAAGGTCCGTTAGAAAGTTACTTGATGGAAATATCGGTAGAAGTGTTACGTCACCGTGTTGGCACAGACCAAACGCCGTTAGTCAGTCTTATATTAGATAAAGCCGGACAAAAGGGCACAGGTCTTTGGACCGCCGTCAGTAGTTTAGAACTCGGTACTCCTGCGCCAACTATTGCACAAGCTGTTTATGCTCGCTCTATTTCGTCATTTAAAGAGTTACGTGTAAAAGCATCAACCATCTTGTCGGGCCCAGAAACTATGGTACTTAATAGTGATGAGAAGCAGGCTTTTGTTGAACAGCTACACGACGCTATTTATAGTGCGAAAATATGTGCTTATGCACAAGGTTTTCAGTTAATGAAGCTTGCTGAAGAAGAGTATAACTGGCAACTTAATTTTGCCAGTATTGCTAAAATATGGCGTGCAGGCTGTATTATTCGTGCGGCATTTCTTCAATCGATTACTCAAGCATTTGAGCGTAACCCTGACTTAGATAACTTATTGTTAGACGACTTTTTTGCTGAGCAATTAAGTAAGCATCAACTGAATTGGCGTAAATCAGTGGCAAATTCTGCGTTGATGGGTATTCCTACTGGCGCGATTTCATCAGCATTGTCATATTATGATTCAATTCGCTGTGCGGTATTGCCAGCAAATCTATTGCAGGCACAACGTGATTTCTTTGGTGCTCATACCTTTGAGCGCGTTGATAAAAACAACGGCAAAAAATATCATGTTAATTGGTCAAGTGAAGCGCGAGATATGCAAGAGCTTGGTTAA
- a CDS encoding DUF2989 domain-containing protein encodes MACENGLSFADLCEQHPEICQEFQEDTWCKQERISVSFANLAHKLEAVDSNKFQQLMAYEGYKKCMEHASKIEHIKLKIKQTRRIKNVIQAQDRITEISDATRNSEHPDLLFYHWSHYLDEHALGKFTALEGNALLEKPNRQVNLASFYAKRDPQKTLKILYHALELYQPDETLDSEIFKSIASIFADKKEYKQAYIWSKILHIYSPDDTNITDESLESYIRINGLKGEFLDKVAKTTLNKIIDGKFTSPHT; translated from the coding sequence ATGGCTTGTGAAAACGGGCTTAGTTTTGCTGATTTATGTGAACAGCACCCAGAAATTTGTCAAGAATTTCAGGAAGACACATGGTGTAAACAAGAACGTATTTCGGTCAGTTTTGCGAACCTTGCTCACAAGCTTGAAGCGGTCGACAGTAATAAATTTCAACAGTTAATGGCTTATGAAGGCTATAAAAAATGCATGGAGCATGCCTCAAAAATTGAACACATTAAACTGAAGATAAAACAAACTCGACGTATCAAAAATGTTATTCAAGCTCAGGATAGGATCACTGAAATATCTGACGCGACCCGTAACTCTGAACACCCTGATTTATTGTTTTATCATTGGTCTCATTATTTAGATGAACACGCTTTAGGTAAATTTACTGCCTTAGAAGGCAATGCATTACTCGAAAAACCTAACCGACAAGTTAACTTAGCAAGCTTTTATGCTAAACGTGATCCACAAAAAACCTTAAAAATCTTATATCACGCACTTGAGCTTTATCAACCAGATGAAACACTTGATAGTGAGATATTTAAGTCGATAGCTAGCATTTTCGCGGATAAAAAAGAATATAAACAAGCTTATATCTGGTCAAAAATATTACATATTTACAGCCCTGACGACACTAACATCACTGATGAGAGCTTAGAAAGCTATATAAGAATTAATGGTTTAAAAGGTGAGTTTTTAGATAAGGTGGCAAAGACTACGTTAAACAAAATTATTGACGGAAAGTTTACATCTCCACATACCTAA
- a CDS encoding CaiB/BaiF CoA-transferase family protein, producing MSEALKGIKVVDLSRILAGPWASQMLADMGAEVIKVERPNKGDDTRHWGPPFIKPAQDNEPAQAAYYHCANRNKQSIAIDITQPQGQQVIKDMIAKADVLIENYKVGGLEKYGLSYQQVKTLNPALIYCSITGFGQHGPYAHKAGYDAMIQGEGGLMSLTGDADGEAIKVGVAVVDVMTGLYSANAILAALLAKAHTKKGQHIDIALLDVQVATLANQGMNYLTTLQNPKRLGNAHPNIVPYQTFATNDGSLILAIGNDQQFDKFCHAANCHELAQNALYQTNQQRVENRSELIPILANIMARQSTHYWVSTLEAIAVPCGPVNTLAQVFQHPQVQHRQMVKQVPDKNGTLINTIASPINLSDTPLQYKHAAPNIGEHTEQVLRGFLDYNDEKITELLHNSIVN from the coding sequence ATGTCTGAAGCGCTAAAGGGTATTAAGGTCGTTGACCTAAGCAGAATTTTGGCTGGTCCTTGGGCATCGCAAATGTTGGCTGATATGGGCGCAGAAGTGATCAAAGTTGAACGCCCCAATAAAGGTGATGATACCCGACATTGGGGACCTCCATTTATCAAACCAGCGCAAGATAATGAGCCTGCACAAGCCGCATATTACCATTGTGCTAATCGCAACAAACAATCGATAGCCATTGATATCACTCAGCCTCAAGGGCAACAAGTGATCAAAGACATGATTGCTAAAGCTGATGTCTTAATCGAAAACTATAAGGTTGGTGGCCTAGAAAAATACGGCCTGAGTTATCAACAAGTAAAAACACTCAACCCCGCATTGATTTATTGCTCAATCACCGGTTTCGGTCAGCATGGACCTTACGCGCATAAAGCCGGTTACGACGCCATGATACAAGGTGAGGGCGGTTTAATGAGTTTAACGGGGGACGCTGACGGTGAAGCAATAAAAGTTGGCGTGGCAGTGGTTGATGTTATGACGGGGCTTTATAGTGCTAATGCTATTCTGGCGGCATTATTAGCTAAAGCACATACTAAAAAAGGTCAGCATATTGATATCGCCTTACTTGATGTACAAGTTGCAACGTTAGCTAATCAAGGGATGAACTACCTAACCACCTTACAAAACCCAAAACGCTTGGGTAATGCCCATCCTAATATTGTGCCTTATCAAACTTTTGCTACCAATGACGGCAGTTTAATATTGGCTATTGGTAATGATCAGCAATTTGACAAGTTTTGCCATGCCGCAAACTGTCATGAACTTGCTCAAAATGCTTTGTATCAAACAAACCAGCAGCGAGTAGAGAATCGCAGTGAACTTATCCCCATACTAGCGAATATTATGGCGCGACAAAGCACCCATTATTGGGTATCAACACTAGAAGCAATAGCAGTACCTTGCGGGCCGGTAAATACCTTAGCGCAAGTATTTCAACATCCACAAGTGCAACATCGTCAAATGGTTAAGCAAGTACCCGATAAAAATGGCACTTTGATTAACACCATTGCATCACCGATTAACTTATCAGATACACCATTACAATATAAACACGCGGCGCCGAATATTGGCGAGCATACAGAGCAAGTTTTGCGAGGTTTTCTTGATTATAACGACGAGAAAATTACGGAGTTATTGCATAACTCGATCGTGAATTGA
- the tusB gene encoding sulfurtransferase complex subunit TusB, with protein MAMLHIIRSSGFTSNALTQCLSISSAQDSILLMDDGCYNLRHPLLLEAQIKHPGIPVYYISLHASARAQSPTNDAFTSTTLAEVLPLIFNHDNSITWS; from the coding sequence ATGGCAATGCTACACATTATCAGAAGCTCAGGCTTTACTAGCAACGCATTAACACAATGCTTAAGTATCAGTTCGGCGCAAGACAGTATCTTATTAATGGATGACGGTTGTTATAACTTACGTCACCCGCTGTTACTTGAAGCTCAAATTAAACATCCTGGCATACCGGTGTATTATATTAGTTTACATGCGAGCGCTCGAGCACAAAGCCCAACAAACGATGCCTTTACTTCGACTACATTAGCGGAAGTATTGCCATTGATTTTTAACCACGACAACTCAATTACCTGGTCATGA
- a CDS encoding glyceraldehyde-3-phosphate dehydrogenase: MTSHLEEQYQTSWQERQTFAENMQPIIGQLFRNNGIEISIYGRPLVNASAIDIIKAHKSVALHEESKLRLRESFPFVQALANMPLAPARIDVGKLAYRYLFKGEANGLSIEQFLEKELATIAKDTDVQESKDVVLYGFGRIGRLLARLLIERAGPNAKLKLRAIVIRPGKEDDLEKRASLLRRDSVHGAFNGSITIDKENNVIKANGAFIQIIYARSPSEIDYTAHGINNALVVDNTGIWSDEEGLGQHLQSKGVAKVLLTAPAKGDIKNIVYGVNEDMILSEDKIISAASCTTNAITPVLKALNDEFGIRNGHVETVHSYTNDQNLIDNYHPAPRRGRSAPLNMVISTTGAAKAVAKALPELKGLLTGNAIRVPTPNVSMAIMNLNLKKETDKAALNDYLRNISLNSALQNQVDYTASTEIVSTDLVGSRYAGVVDSQATIVDGDRAVLYVWYDNEFGYSCQVVRVMLAMADINVPTLPLT; this comes from the coding sequence ATGACTTCTCATCTTGAGGAACAATATCAAACTAGTTGGCAAGAACGTCAAACATTCGCCGAAAACATGCAGCCGATCATCGGACAATTATTTAGAAATAACGGAATTGAAATTTCTATTTATGGTCGCCCTCTAGTAAATGCTTCTGCTATAGACATTATTAAAGCACATAAATCAGTGGCTTTACACGAAGAAAGCAAATTGCGTTTACGCGAAAGTTTTCCATTCGTTCAAGCTCTAGCAAACATGCCATTAGCACCTGCGCGTATTGACGTAGGTAAATTAGCTTACCGTTATTTATTTAAGGGTGAAGCCAATGGTTTGTCAATTGAACAATTTTTAGAAAAAGAATTAGCCACAATAGCTAAAGACACTGACGTACAAGAATCTAAAGACGTTGTTCTTTACGGTTTTGGTCGTATCGGTCGTTTATTAGCGCGTTTATTAATTGAACGTGCTGGCCCTAATGCGAAACTTAAACTACGTGCTATTGTTATCCGTCCGGGTAAAGAAGATGATTTAGAAAAGCGTGCTAGCTTACTTCGTCGTGATTCAGTACATGGTGCTTTTAATGGCAGCATTACTATCGATAAAGAAAACAACGTTATTAAAGCTAACGGTGCATTTATACAAATTATTTATGCTCGTTCGCCATCAGAAATTGATTACACCGCTCACGGTATCAACAACGCATTAGTGGTTGATAACACCGGTATCTGGAGCGACGAAGAAGGTCTAGGTCAGCATTTACAATCAAAAGGTGTTGCTAAAGTATTGCTTACTGCACCAGCTAAAGGCGATATCAAGAACATCGTTTATGGCGTAAATGAAGATATGATTTTATCTGAAGATAAGATTATTTCTGCGGCAAGTTGTACAACCAATGCGATTACACCAGTACTTAAAGCACTTAATGATGAGTTTGGTATTCGTAACGGTCACGTTGAAACTGTTCATTCATATACTAATGACCAAAACTTAATTGATAACTACCATCCTGCGCCTCGTCGCGGTCGTAGTGCACCATTAAATATGGTTATTAGTACTACAGGTGCTGCAAAAGCAGTAGCGAAAGCATTACCTGAATTGAAAGGTTTATTAACGGGTAATGCGATACGCGTTCCTACACCAAACGTTTCAATGGCTATCATGAACTTGAACTTGAAAAAAGAGACTGATAAAGCCGCATTGAATGATTACTTACGTAACATTTCTTTGAACTCAGCATTACAAAACCAAGTTGATTACACAGCATCTACTGAAATCGTTTCTACCGATTTAGTTGGCTCACGTTATGCGGGTGTTGTTGATTCACAAGCAACAATTGTTGACGGTGATCGCGCTGTACTTTACGTATGGTATGACAACGAGTTTGGTTATAGCTGTCAAGTGGTTCGTGTAATGTTAGCAATGGCTGATATTAACGTACCAACGTTGCCTTTAACTTAA
- a CDS encoding TusE/DsrC/DsvC family sulfur relay protein, with product MTIQYNSESLATDKQGYLLDFNQWNEEVAVLLAETDDIELLEAHWEVIRFVRSFYLTYNTSPAIRALTKAMKAEFGEEKASSRYLYRLFKEGPAKQATKYAGLPKPARCI from the coding sequence ATGACAATTCAATATAATAGTGAAAGCTTAGCAACAGACAAGCAAGGTTACCTGCTTGATTTTAATCAGTGGAATGAGGAAGTTGCTGTTTTACTAGCAGAAACTGATGATATAGAGCTTTTAGAGGCCCACTGGGAAGTTATTCGCTTTGTTAGAAGCTTTTACCTAACTTACAACACATCGCCAGCGATCCGCGCATTAACGAAAGCGATGAAAGCTGAGTTTGGTGAAGAAAAGGCCAGTAGCCGTTATTTATATCGACTTTTTAAAGAAGGTCCAGCTAAGCAAGCGACAAAGTATGCAGGATTACCTAAACCGGCTCGTTGTATTTAA
- the gap gene encoding type I glyceraldehyde-3-phosphate dehydrogenase, protein MTIRVGINGFGRIGRFVFREAFARADVEVVAINDLIDVDYIAYMLKYDSTHGRFNGTVDVVDGHLVVNGKNVRVTAERDPLNLKWDAVDVDVVVESTGLFLTDESARKHITAGAKKVVLSAPSKDDTPMFVMGVNHSEYAGQDIVSNASCTTNCLAPIAKVLNDNWGIKDGLMTTVHATTATQKTVDSPSAKDWRGGRGAGQNIIPSSTGAAKAVGKVIPALNGKLTGMAFRVPTPNVSVVDLTVNLEKPASYQEICAAMKAASEGPLKGILGYTEDAVVSNDFIGERCTSVFDATAGIALTDTFVKVVSWYDNEIGYSNKILDLASYVSAK, encoded by the coding sequence ATGACAATTAGAGTAGGTATCAACGGTTTTGGTCGCATTGGCCGATTTGTGTTTAGAGAAGCATTTGCAAGAGCAGATGTCGAAGTCGTCGCTATAAACGACTTAATTGACGTTGATTATATCGCTTATATGCTTAAGTATGACTCTACACACGGCCGCTTTAACGGCACTGTTGACGTTGTTGATGGTCATTTAGTGGTTAATGGTAAAAACGTGCGTGTTACTGCAGAACGCGACCCATTAAATCTCAAGTGGGATGCTGTTGACGTTGATGTTGTTGTTGAATCTACCGGTTTATTTTTAACTGATGAGTCTGCTCGTAAGCATATTACTGCTGGTGCGAAGAAAGTAGTTCTTTCAGCGCCTTCAAAAGACGATACGCCAATGTTTGTTATGGGTGTTAACCATAGCGAATATGCTGGACAAGACATTGTTTCTAATGCTTCTTGTACGACCAACTGTTTAGCGCCTATTGCTAAAGTACTCAATGATAATTGGGGTATTAAAGATGGTTTGATGACCACCGTACATGCAACAACAGCAACACAAAAAACAGTGGATAGCCCATCAGCTAAAGACTGGCGCGGTGGCCGTGGTGCTGGACAAAACATTATTCCTTCATCAACTGGCGCAGCTAAAGCTGTTGGTAAGGTTATTCCTGCCTTAAATGGTAAATTAACTGGCATGGCATTTCGTGTACCAACACCGAATGTTTCTGTCGTTGATTTGACGGTTAATTTAGAAAAACCAGCAAGTTACCAAGAAATTTGTGCTGCAATGAAAGCGGCATCTGAAGGACCTTTAAAAGGTATTTTGGGCTACACTGAAGATGCCGTTGTGTCGAACGACTTTATCGGTGAAAGATGTACTTCAGTATTTGATGCCACAGCGGGTATTGCATTAACCGATACTTTCGTAAAAGTTGTATCTTGGTATGACAATGAAATTGGTTATTCAAACAAGATTTTAGACTTAGCGAGCTATGTTTCTGCAAAGTAA